One part of the Quercus lobata isolate SW786 chromosome 7, ValleyOak3.0 Primary Assembly, whole genome shotgun sequence genome encodes these proteins:
- the LOC115952394 gene encoding uncharacterized protein LOC115952394 isoform X1, protein MGYGMLEMHESFNFNDFEMQQSQSQHIGDKSCQFFPQSLVWPNISGIPNIPGIHPYFGQQNMLQGGTFPFQTSITSQKFGMHPFLSHYNVSQGHHYQKVGMNQKKKVDNESQVQGSFWNKEKP, encoded by the exons ATGGGATATGGTATGCTTGAAATGCATGAGAGTTTTAACTTTAAT GATTTTGAAATGCAACAGTCACAATCACAGCATATTGGTGATAAGAGTTGTCAATTTTTTCCCCAATCGCTTGTGTGGCCAAACATAAGTGGAATTCCTAATATCCCTGGGATACATCCATATTTTGGCCAACAAAATATGTTACAAGGAGGAACTTTTCCATTTCAAACAAGTATAACAAGTCAAAAGTTTGGTATGCacccttttctttcccattatAATGTATCTCAG ggTCATCACTATCAAAAGGTTGGTAtgaatcaaaagaagaaagttgatAACGAATCTCAG GTTCAAGGAAGCTTTTGGAACAAAGAAAAACCATGA
- the LOC115952394 gene encoding uncharacterized protein LOC115952394 isoform X2 encodes MYLRVITIKRFKEAFGTKKNHDRPNKGIQFNQQNIGGCWDLIIKIARARKARPKRTSFAYEASNKEGSCSQVVPAVELLQLLQQRKKL; translated from the exons ATGTATCTCAG ggTCATCACTATCAAAAG GTTCAAGGAAGCTTTTGGAACAAAGAAAAACCATGACAGACCTAACAAAGGAATTCAGTTTAATCAACAGAATATTGGAGGATGCTGGGATCTTATTATCAAAATAGCAAGAGCTAGGAAAGCTAGACCAAAGAGGACCTCTTTTGCTTATGAAGCTTCAAATAAAGAAGGATCATGTTCTCAGGTTGTGCCAGCAGTGGAGCTTCTACAATTACTGCAGCAACGCAAGAAGCTTTAG